Proteins found in one uncultured Desulfuromonas sp. genomic segment:
- a CDS encoding 6-bladed beta-propeller → MESAQCEKKNKYFFPPLLFLGVLFGLMQICAAECVAQTQINTIRLVETRHVDDNEQPLSYPTTIAYDATRDEIIATDAGKSQLVVFNNELFPIASLDQGRGIMGVTSCLPTKEGLYVTCGSTEGGDGYIALVNKAFIIEKKIRPAQLNPQLGKFTATRLIANTNNRFYVLSVERSSVSVFGQNWLYQHDIIPKDEKLGIPEPASIQALDCDNQGNLYFLSEERGRVFVYDLHEKFLYKFGEKGGAERKLARPRGISVDSKNRRLYIVDYLRHTVSSYTLEGDYLFEIGGKGNRPGWFLYPTDVTVDMEGNIYITDTFNHRIQEFSITAQ, encoded by the coding sequence GTGGAATCAGCACAGTGCGAAAAAAAAAATAAATATTTTTTTCCACCGCTACTTTTTCTCGGTGTGCTTTTCGGACTCATGCAGATTTGTGCCGCTGAATGTGTGGCCCAAACCCAGATCAACACGATCCGCCTGGTGGAAACACGTCATGTTGATGACAATGAGCAGCCCTTGTCCTACCCGACAACGATCGCCTATGACGCCACGCGTGACGAAATTATTGCCACGGATGCCGGCAAATCGCAGCTGGTTGTTTTTAATAACGAGTTGTTTCCTATCGCCAGTCTTGATCAGGGGCGCGGCATTATGGGGGTAACCAGTTGCCTGCCAACCAAAGAGGGACTTTACGTCACCTGCGGCAGCACAGAGGGTGGTGACGGCTACATCGCTTTGGTCAACAAGGCGTTTATTATTGAAAAAAAAATTCGTCCGGCACAGCTCAACCCGCAATTGGGCAAGTTTACTGCAACACGGCTGATTGCAAATACGAACAATCGTTTCTACGTACTCAGTGTTGAGAGAAGCTCAGTCAGTGTTTTTGGTCAAAACTGGCTCTATCAACACGACATTATTCCCAAGGATGAAAAACTCGGCATTCCGGAACCCGCCTCGATTCAGGCGCTGGATTGTGACAATCAGGGGAATTTGTACTTTCTCAGTGAGGAGCGCGGCCGAGTGTTTGTGTACGATCTGCACGAAAAGTTTCTCTATAAGTTTGGAGAAAAAGGCGGCGCAGAACGCAAGCTGGCGCGACCGCGAGGCATCAGCGTCGACAGCAAAAACCGCCGTCTGTACATCGTCGACTACCTGCGCCACACGGTTTCTTCCTACACCCTGGAGGGAGACTATCTGTTCGAGATCGGTGGCAAAGGCAATCGTCCCGGCTGGTTTCTCTACCCGACGGATGTCACCGTCGACATGGAAGGAAATATTTATATTACAGACACATTTAACCATCGTATTCAGGAGTTTTCAATTACGGCGCAATAA
- a CDS encoding cytochrome c3 family protein, whose product MMRRATIFVLSLTLLSLTTSGALADPLPLSTDDCAKCHDEVVTDVTTRGSKHNTAVTCLDCHLEHPPKGTDVIPACSMCHDPAEKTHYTIDNCIGCHHPHYPLEIDLDKAGTVKPVCISCHENEGTQLVEYPSMHSELDCKECHLAHGQFLPCLECHEPHTEEMIYEDCITCHQPHKPTVVKYPDNIQSAYCAGCHETETAVLAQNTTKHHDLSCAYCHKMQHKMVPLCTTCHGTPHDAALHTKFPDCISCHIDPHGLEK is encoded by the coding sequence ATGATGAGACGTGCCACAATCTTTGTGTTGAGTCTGACCCTGCTGTCGCTGACGACATCAGGAGCTTTGGCCGACCCACTCCCTTTGAGCACAGACGACTGTGCCAAATGTCACGACGAGGTCGTTACCGACGTCACAACACGAGGAAGCAAGCACAACACCGCCGTCACCTGTCTCGATTGCCACCTGGAGCATCCGCCCAAAGGAACGGACGTGATTCCGGCCTGCTCCATGTGCCATGATCCGGCGGAAAAAACCCACTACACCATTGACAACTGCATCGGCTGTCACCACCCGCACTACCCTCTTGAGATCGACCTTGATAAAGCCGGTACCGTCAAACCGGTGTGTATCAGCTGTCATGAAAACGAGGGAACCCAGCTGGTTGAGTACCCCAGCATGCACAGTGAACTGGACTGTAAGGAATGCCACTTGGCCCATGGTCAGTTCCTGCCCTGTCTGGAGTGTCACGAGCCGCACACCGAAGAGATGATTTATGAGGATTGCATCACCTGTCACCAACCGCATAAGCCGACGGTCGTCAAGTACCCGGACAACATCCAATCAGCCTACTGTGCCGGTTGCCATGAGACGGAAACCGCCGTGCTGGCCCAAAACACCACCAAGCACCATGACTTAAGCTGCGCCTACTGCCATAAGATGCAGCACAAGATGGTACCGCTGTGCACCACCTGCCACGGCACACCGCATGATGCCGCTCTGCACACGAAATTTCCGGACTGCATCAGTTGCCATATCGATCCACACGGCTTGGAGAAATAA
- a CDS encoding peptidylprolyl isomerase: MSKICLKICLTTLICLLWMGSASHALFWQDPPLVTINDQSWNRQDFLNWWPEWKEPGMEQPQSPDDFIDWILLSDEAEQMQLYDEPRFKQKVHTFLKVRSLMMLKNEEVDEKISVSDEEIDRIYHRDYTPLLKLRSIELDSEKQCAAFMQAVSQGLSSDEVLSDPALKLPQTGLSEPIVQRPNQLPPHVRTLYEQDPQTRYLPAYSYQDRWFILEIMQRDPGNDNDRANVAESIIYKLRKDKQRELTGQLNLRLMEKYQVQMDEEGMKRIHEDGPEEDVAEAAMITFPDFTITGQILYKNALSHYQRFGGKEMKDTSFEEIVQRVANDIVAQSLTSKEALNRHYESKPPFQSVYFFYQRHRLIRELENKLILPYTEVSDEELTRYYNEHRDDYAYPVRVRYVSVETRNEKMALKLREDLRQGADFYQTLSPLSPAGIETKTTPLAHLIPEMQDLIDRLQPGQADMLEVDGYFHFIRLIEEPKVDYKPFDQIRDVLKAQLTQAKFTERRADLIAQLRQRTTITVNQNQWQRCLNELNKGQ; this comes from the coding sequence TTGTCAAAAATCTGCCTGAAAATCTGCCTGACCACCCTGATCTGTCTGTTATGGATGGGGAGCGCAAGCCATGCCCTGTTCTGGCAGGATCCACCGCTTGTCACCATCAATGACCAATCCTGGAATCGTCAAGACTTCCTCAACTGGTGGCCGGAATGGAAAGAGCCGGGCATGGAACAACCGCAAAGTCCGGATGACTTCATCGACTGGATACTTCTCTCTGATGAAGCGGAGCAGATGCAGCTGTATGATGAACCGCGTTTCAAGCAAAAAGTGCATACCTTCTTGAAGGTTCGCTCACTGATGATGCTAAAAAATGAGGAAGTGGATGAAAAAATCTCCGTCAGTGATGAGGAGATCGATCGCATCTATCACCGTGATTATACACCGTTGCTCAAATTACGTTCCATTGAACTGGACAGCGAGAAACAATGCGCTGCGTTTATGCAGGCGGTCAGTCAAGGATTATCCAGCGACGAGGTTCTCAGCGATCCGGCGTTAAAACTGCCGCAAACAGGCTTATCTGAACCGATTGTTCAACGCCCCAACCAGTTACCACCGCATGTTCGCACCTTGTACGAACAAGACCCACAAACCCGTTACCTGCCGGCTTACAGTTATCAGGATCGTTGGTTTATTCTCGAGATTATGCAACGTGACCCAGGCAATGACAATGATCGGGCCAATGTCGCTGAATCCATCATCTATAAACTGCGTAAAGACAAACAACGTGAGCTGACCGGGCAGCTCAATCTGCGTTTAATGGAAAAGTATCAGGTCCAGATGGACGAGGAAGGGATGAAACGGATCCATGAAGACGGCCCGGAAGAGGATGTCGCCGAGGCGGCCATGATTACGTTTCCTGATTTCACCATCACCGGACAGATTCTCTACAAAAACGCGCTGAGTCACTATCAGCGTTTCGGCGGCAAAGAGATGAAAGACACCTCGTTTGAGGAGATTGTCCAGCGCGTTGCCAACGATATTGTGGCTCAATCGCTCACCAGCAAGGAAGCGCTCAATCGCCACTACGAGTCAAAGCCGCCTTTTCAGTCGGTGTACTTTTTTTACCAGCGCCATCGCCTGATCCGGGAACTGGAAAACAAACTGATCCTGCCCTACACCGAGGTCAGTGACGAGGAGCTGACACGTTATTACAACGAACATCGTGACGACTATGCCTATCCGGTGCGAGTTCGCTACGTCAGCGTGGAAACGCGCAACGAAAAAATGGCCCTGAAATTGCGTGAAGATTTGCGTCAAGGCGCTGATTTTTATCAGACCTTATCACCGTTATCCCCCGCAGGCATTGAAACGAAAACAACACCGCTGGCCCATCTTATCCCGGAAATGCAGGACTTAATTGACCGTTTACAGCCGGGGCAAGCCGACATGTTAGAGGTGGATGGCTACTTCCACTTTATCCGCTTAATTGAGGAACCTAAGGTGGATTACAAGCCATTTGACCAGATCCGCGATGTCTTGAAAGCGCAGCTGACACAGGCGAAGTTCACAGAACGCCGCGCTGATCTGATTGCGCAACTGCGCCAACGCACGACAATTACCGTGAATCAAAATCAATGGCAACGCTGTCTCAATGAACTCAACAAGGGGCAATAA
- a CDS encoding cytochrome c3 family protein: protein MMNRWFPSFLIVLCMLLLSYGCSGSRGSARRVVKDCLDCHAEYQTMLQHDRLHDPLKGGTCNGCHRNHGLLGGVYLNTAENELCFKCHQQITSTAEDAVVHQPVAKGNCAPCHDPHGNSNDALLVKSGRDLCTTCHDESLFSGRVRHQPVDQSCGTCHAPHFSMHPNRLTQEESAQCLTCHDNKAQIKQHHSGYQVTTGCSSCHTVHSSNREGLLRSSIHQPILEGDCSGCHVSSQDPSPFDLVRQGADLCLGCHEALQQDMAHESSHQPVKDGDCFSCHNPHASNHDNLLMQAPETLCFQCHDREKKQTSQHPAYSTGQCLGCHTPHRSPTNQPALLRAPLNSLCASCHEQGQQNLRVSHAPVSDTACDTCHAPHGSTQPSLLVEPQQELCLDCHETMREPLARLNLHAPAATNDCSGCHQPHGSNNRNLLEKRGAALCATCHEETEEMRLHGPTHSPFKQGQCQTCHDPHASNYAGLTVKDTNAICFDCHQDLVKNKKTHQHSPFAQGNCTTCHHPHGSGYVANLKQALPDLCLSCHDVDHYWATGVAHEPARQGQCTACHNVHQSDRPHLLTMDVDRLCQQCHEESPQQLAVHHGGIAPGGDRCLSCHDSHGGQDRSLTFPIKHQPFAEKNCQACHQGGTH, encoded by the coding sequence ATGATGAATCGATGGTTCCCATCTTTTTTGATCGTTCTTTGTATGTTGTTACTCAGCTATGGCTGTTCCGGGTCCAGAGGCTCAGCCAGACGAGTCGTTAAAGACTGTCTCGACTGCCATGCTGAATATCAGACGATGTTGCAGCACGATCGTCTGCATGATCCTCTCAAAGGGGGAACCTGCAACGGCTGTCATCGTAACCACGGGCTACTCGGCGGGGTTTACCTCAATACCGCTGAAAATGAACTCTGTTTCAAATGCCACCAGCAGATCACCTCAACGGCTGAGGATGCCGTCGTCCATCAACCGGTTGCCAAAGGCAACTGCGCGCCGTGCCATGATCCGCACGGCAACAGCAACGACGCCCTGCTGGTCAAGAGTGGACGCGATTTATGCACCACCTGCCATGACGAGTCGTTATTCTCCGGACGCGTTCGGCATCAACCGGTGGATCAAAGCTGCGGCACCTGTCATGCCCCCCACTTCTCGATGCATCCGAATCGCCTGACTCAGGAAGAAAGCGCACAATGTCTGACCTGTCATGACAACAAGGCCCAGATAAAGCAGCATCACAGCGGCTATCAGGTCACCACAGGCTGCAGTTCCTGCCACACGGTTCACTCGTCCAATCGTGAGGGACTGTTGCGATCAAGCATCCATCAACCCATTCTTGAAGGGGATTGTTCCGGCTGTCATGTCAGCTCGCAAGACCCATCACCGTTTGACCTGGTTCGCCAGGGTGCTGATTTGTGCCTCGGCTGTCACGAGGCCCTGCAACAAGATATGGCCCATGAGAGCAGTCACCAACCCGTCAAAGACGGTGACTGTTTCAGCTGCCATAACCCTCACGCCAGTAATCATGACAATCTGCTGATGCAAGCCCCTGAAACCTTGTGTTTTCAATGCCATGACCGGGAGAAAAAGCAAACCAGTCAACATCCGGCGTATTCCACCGGGCAATGTCTGGGTTGTCACACCCCGCACCGTTCGCCCACAAACCAACCGGCGCTGCTGCGGGCGCCACTCAACAGCTTGTGCGCCTCCTGTCATGAACAGGGCCAACAAAACCTGCGGGTTTCCCATGCCCCGGTCAGTGACACAGCCTGCGATACCTGTCACGCGCCCCATGGCAGCACACAGCCATCGCTGCTGGTCGAGCCACAACAGGAGCTGTGTTTAGACTGCCACGAAACCATGCGTGAACCGTTAGCCCGTCTCAACCTGCATGCCCCGGCAGCGACCAACGATTGCTCCGGTTGCCATCAACCACACGGCAGCAACAACCGCAATCTGCTTGAAAAACGGGGCGCAGCGCTGTGCGCCACCTGCCATGAAGAAACCGAAGAGATGCGTTTGCATGGCCCGACCCACAGCCCGTTTAAACAGGGGCAATGCCAAACCTGCCATGACCCACATGCCAGTAATTATGCCGGTCTGACCGTCAAGGACACCAATGCCATCTGTTTTGACTGCCATCAGGATTTGGTCAAGAACAAAAAAACGCATCAGCATTCACCGTTTGCCCAAGGCAACTGCACCACCTGCCACCATCCACACGGCAGCGGCTATGTTGCCAACCTCAAACAGGCCTTACCCGATTTGTGCCTGAGCTGTCACGATGTCGATCATTACTGGGCCACAGGGGTCGCTCATGAACCGGCTCGTCAGGGACAATGCACCGCCTGTCACAATGTTCATCAGTCAGATCGCCCTCACTTGCTGACCATGGACGTTGACCGTCTCTGTCAACAATGCCATGAAGAATCGCCCCAGCAACTGGCTGTCCACCACGGTGGGATCGCTCCCGGAGGAGATCGTTGTCTGAGTTGTCACGACAGCCACGGCGGTCAGGACCGCTCTTTGACATTTCCGATTAAACACCAGCCTTTTGCAGAGAAGAACTGCCAGGCCTGCCACCAGGGAGGGACACACTGA
- a CDS encoding cytochrome c3 family protein, translated as MNYRSWIMLSLLPALVLVSVSNSFAASHCFQCHDPALFNGKVTHAPVAKNKCDQCHNPHLAKFDGLLLKQGSQLCFQCHDTFEANVFRKKVVHQPVAEGQCSACHEPHASATSGLLKRSMSELCLTCHNDIDEQPGKSHPPFAKGQCATCHLPHSGDRRALLKADNSAVCLSCHQSSPALRRQHLNRSLDGVDCLECHQPHKSQQVSLLRENLHQPFAEGKCQSCHSRNNDLSLCLSCHEQILTSFNHQFSHRVVGSQTNGCFNCHSPHASRQQGLIKQAPGQACRQCHAGKFERRATSLYVHPEANNCVTCHQLHGSDLPAMRKKDNDSACVDCHERHSNFSHPMGDKARDPRNGQPMNCISCHDPCNGTMFKYNLRGTSDKGLCILCHAGY; from the coding sequence ATGAATTATCGCAGTTGGATTATGTTGTCGCTGCTTCCAGCCCTGGTTTTGGTCAGTGTGAGTAACTCATTCGCTGCCTCGCACTGTTTCCAATGCCACGACCCAGCCCTTTTTAACGGTAAGGTAACCCATGCACCGGTCGCCAAAAACAAATGTGACCAGTGCCATAATCCACATCTGGCCAAATTTGACGGTCTGTTGCTCAAACAGGGCAGCCAGCTGTGCTTTCAATGTCACGATACCTTTGAGGCCAACGTTTTTCGCAAAAAAGTTGTTCATCAACCGGTCGCCGAGGGGCAATGCAGTGCCTGTCATGAACCACACGCTTCGGCAACATCGGGCCTGTTAAAACGCTCCATGTCCGAGTTGTGTCTGACCTGTCATAACGATATTGACGAGCAACCGGGTAAAAGCCACCCACCGTTTGCCAAAGGGCAATGCGCCACCTGTCATTTGCCCCACTCCGGTGATCGGCGCGCCCTGCTTAAAGCGGATAACAGCGCGGTGTGTTTGAGCTGTCATCAATCGAGCCCGGCATTGCGCCGTCAACACCTTAACCGCTCGTTGGACGGTGTCGACTGTCTGGAATGTCACCAGCCCCACAAATCGCAACAGGTCAGCCTGCTGCGGGAGAACCTCCATCAACCGTTTGCTGAGGGCAAGTGTCAGAGTTGTCACTCGCGCAACAACGACCTGAGTTTGTGTCTGAGCTGTCATGAACAGATTCTGACGTCGTTCAACCACCAATTCAGCCACCGGGTGGTCGGCTCTCAAACCAATGGATGTTTCAATTGCCACAGTCCCCATGCCAGTCGTCAACAGGGGTTGATCAAACAGGCACCGGGCCAGGCATGTCGCCAATGTCACGCAGGAAAATTTGAGCGCCGCGCCACAAGCCTTTATGTGCATCCTGAGGCCAACAACTGTGTGACCTGTCATCAGCTGCACGGCTCCGATCTGCCGGCCATGCGCAAAAAAGATAACGACTCGGCCTGTGTTGACTGCCATGAGCGTCACAGCAATTTCAGCCATCCGATGGGGGATAAAGCGCGTGATCCCCGTAATGGCCAACCGATGAATTGTATCTCCTGTCATGATCCCTGTAACGGCACGATGTTTAAGTACAACCTCAGGGGAACCAGCGATAAGGGTTTGTGTATCCTGTGTCATGCCGGATATTAG
- a CDS encoding SMP-30/gluconolactonase/LRE family protein, which yields MRLFSSQQRKTDSVDMSVIHKKNSTRLTQHLLCLALLLLVPALVCAKAPSWHSSLSFPKEMAIDAPSGLVIDQARKRYYVIDYNADQLVSFDEQGQLIDRFDAMGRLKKPVSMAFGAPGKMWVVQRSTNELLSIDLNSRDVRRFNVSKTSGQPMLIDRVATDDQQRLYVADSHSGRIFRLDDNLKITTIFAGKRDSQLIDFKISGSTLYALDSQHQQLHSFTLDGQHKDTIALKGDLDRPVSFVLDSHGMIYILDRPQGKIAVFTAKGLFKYDFCHRGARRGQLNYPSELHMDWQDRLCVVNQGNDRIEVFKH from the coding sequence ATGCGTTTATTTTCATCCCAACAACGAAAGACGGACAGCGTCGACATGAGCGTGATCCACAAAAAAAACAGCACCAGGTTGACCCAACACCTGCTCTGTCTGGCTCTGCTGCTGTTGGTTCCGGCGCTGGTTTGTGCCAAGGCGCCATCCTGGCACAGCAGTCTGTCATTCCCCAAAGAGATGGCCATTGATGCGCCATCGGGATTGGTAATCGATCAGGCCCGCAAACGCTATTACGTCATCGATTATAACGCCGACCAGTTGGTGTCGTTTGATGAGCAAGGCCAATTGATCGATCGCTTTGATGCCATGGGCCGCCTGAAAAAACCGGTCAGCATGGCCTTTGGCGCACCCGGCAAGATGTGGGTGGTTCAACGCAGCACCAACGAACTGTTGTCTATCGACTTGAACAGTCGTGATGTGCGCCGCTTCAATGTGAGTAAAACGAGTGGCCAGCCGATGCTGATTGACCGCGTGGCTACGGATGACCAGCAACGGCTTTATGTTGCCGACAGTCACAGTGGCCGGATCTTTCGCTTGGACGACAACCTCAAAATCACCACCATTTTTGCAGGAAAACGCGACAGCCAGCTGATCGATTTTAAAATTTCCGGCTCCACCTTGTATGCTCTGGACAGCCAGCATCAGCAATTACACAGCTTTACTCTGGATGGCCAGCACAAGGACACGATTGCCCTTAAAGGGGATCTGGATCGGCCGGTTTCCTTTGTCTTGGATTCGCACGGCATGATCTACATCCTCGACCGGCCACAAGGCAAAATTGCCGTCTTCACGGCAAAGGGGCTGTTCAAGTACGACTTTTGCCACCGCGGCGCCCGGCGTGGCCAGTTAAATTATCCCAGTGAACTGCACATGGACTGGCAGGACCGTCTGTGTGTGGTCAATCAGGGCAATGATCGCATTGAGGTTTTTAAACACTGA
- a CDS encoding cytochrome c3 family protein, with protein MTHAKVTGPCSNCHTMHNSQNNSLVNSSGPNHSLLVNDCVGCHTGANSQGGSTPFVHNTGTVDYNTSGIEGDTLAGGTFKYVATSDYKGHNVAGIANPDLTLSAPPGFDGGRPAADATTPGGGLWSNQQITCAGTYGCHGNHATTDPYQAIYGGHHKNRQGTAITAPGTAPEDGYRLLVGIAGYEDPEWEFTPTAALHNQYKGVDDAGQYSDTSTISYFCSQCHGQYHNPSANLSTGGGSPWLRHPTDYDMGNTDLDSEYRNYGDIGNSYLPATPLASASVASVKSTVTFADDTIVNCLSCHRAHGSNYYKAMRWGYAESNDGGLCSNCHTSKD; from the coding sequence ATGACACACGCGAAGGTCACCGGTCCCTGCTCCAACTGCCACACCATGCACAACAGTCAGAACAACAGTCTGGTCAACAGTTCCGGACCAAACCATTCTCTGCTGGTCAACGACTGTGTCGGTTGTCATACCGGTGCCAACAGCCAAGGCGGCTCCACCCCCTTCGTTCACAACACCGGCACGGTTGATTACAACACCTCCGGCATTGAGGGAGATACGCTGGCTGGCGGCACATTCAAATATGTGGCAACCAGTGACTACAAAGGACACAACGTTGCAGGCATTGCTAATCCCGATCTGACCTTGTCGGCCCCTCCTGGATTTGATGGCGGACGCCCGGCGGCCGATGCTACCACCCCAGGTGGCGGCCTGTGGTCAAACCAGCAGATCACCTGTGCCGGCACCTACGGTTGTCACGGCAACCATGCCACGACCGACCCGTATCAGGCGATTTACGGCGGACATCACAAGAACAGGCAGGGCACGGCGATCACAGCGCCGGGGACGGCACCTGAAGATGGCTACCGGCTGCTGGTCGGCATTGCCGGGTATGAAGATCCTGAGTGGGAATTTACACCAACTGCCGCGCTGCATAATCAGTACAAAGGGGTGGATGATGCCGGTCAGTACAGTGACACATCGACCATCAGTTATTTTTGCTCGCAATGTCACGGTCAGTACCACAATCCATCAGCGAATTTGAGCACCGGGGGCGGCTCCCCCTGGCTGCGCCATCCGACAGATTACGACATGGGCAATACCGACCTTGATTCCGAATACCGCAACTATGGCGACATCGGCAATTCCTATTTGCCCGCCACACCGCTGGCCAGTGCTTCGGTGGCCAGTGTGAAAAGTACTGTGACCTTTGCCGATGACACCATCGTCAACTGCCTATCCTGCCACCGTGCTCACGGCTCCAATTATTATAAAGCCATGCGCTGGGGCTATGCTGAAAGCAATGATGGCGGGTTATGCTCCAACTGTCATACCAGTAAGGATTAA
- a CDS encoding cytochrome c3 family protein, translated as MHDLLKQFYVIVVSVLCLLLLTALTCQANDALCLDCHDEIKQVIDESYYVHEPVRAYKCRVCHARDAFEPSIPVSQPEPNNNYVLAYQQTTPHEEQPITWLVENFTPALHQSALIKQRKLKDRLILDLWYQQAGKKNYQFDTPSLKTLETQTPRYQMLDIDNLYLTDFDTRLVPRATLHWNTNEPSRCTTSYGNNTLDVVYEEDDLYLYDHHLDLRNFTEGGYVVEITCRDPYRRVKTTERFNLLTLPVREQQIVAPAVDEDRITLKNLQGKLWIEVESHQPASLSVGVQNVGNSQQAVEAPLSQAVKDTNALDGESSEDEHITLNTLLYTTTQVCHKCHTGLESGQSHPVNVLPPLNMIVPPEYKRLKDGKISCMTCHTAHGSNTEHRLIKKSPKALCTGCHTNY; from the coding sequence ATGCACGACCTGCTCAAACAATTTTATGTCATCGTTGTGTCGGTACTCTGCCTGTTGTTGCTGACAGCACTGACCTGTCAGGCCAATGATGCGCTATGCCTCGACTGTCATGACGAGATTAAACAGGTCATCGACGAAAGTTATTATGTTCACGAACCGGTACGTGCCTACAAATGTCGCGTCTGTCATGCCCGCGACGCATTTGAACCATCAATACCGGTATCGCAGCCGGAGCCGAACAATAATTATGTGCTGGCCTACCAGCAAACCACCCCCCATGAGGAACAACCAATCACCTGGCTGGTGGAAAATTTCACGCCGGCTCTTCATCAATCGGCCCTGATCAAGCAACGCAAACTCAAAGATCGCCTGATCCTCGATCTCTGGTATCAACAGGCGGGGAAAAAAAACTATCAGTTCGACACTCCCAGCCTGAAGACATTGGAAACGCAAACGCCCCGCTACCAGATGCTTGACATCGACAACCTGTATCTCACCGATTTCGATACCCGTTTGGTGCCGCGTGCCACCCTGCACTGGAACACCAATGAACCAAGCCGATGTACGACAAGTTACGGGAACAACACTCTGGATGTGGTGTATGAAGAAGACGATCTGTACCTTTATGACCATCACCTTGATCTGCGTAATTTCACCGAGGGGGGCTATGTGGTGGAGATCACATGTCGTGACCCCTATCGACGTGTGAAAACCACCGAGCGGTTCAACCTCCTGACATTACCGGTTCGTGAACAACAGATTGTCGCCCCCGCGGTCGATGAAGACCGGATCACCCTGAAGAACCTCCAGGGTAAATTGTGGATCGAAGTAGAATCACACCAGCCAGCCAGTTTGTCGGTTGGTGTTCAGAACGTCGGCAATAGCCAACAAGCGGTGGAAGCACCACTGTCACAAGCCGTCAAAGACACCAACGCTCTTGATGGTGAAAGCTCAGAAGACGAACATATCACTTTAAATACACTGCTTTATACGACCACCCAGGTCTGCCACAAATGCCACACCGGCCTGGAATCTGGACAATCGCATCCGGTCAATGTGCTGCCGCCGTTGAATATGATTGTTCCCCCGGAATACAAACGTCTTAAAGATGGCAAAATCAGTTGCATGACCTGCCATACGGCGCATGGCAGTAACACCGAACATCGACTGATCAAGAAATCCCCCAAAGCTCTGTGTACGGGATGTCATACAAATTATTAA
- a CDS encoding methyl-accepting chemotaxis protein produces the protein MTAEKFKRKLVNLNVKRRLQLWLLIRIGGIIILTSIISALILYGYARHETINTFYQAHIKIRRVSDLLLPVVLSGSAISLISGALLALFLPQKIAGPLYRIEQELTKVKAGDFRTKIKLRTKDTLVNFASEINDTIATVDHRLSDMQKAINSLDDNEILPQDTREKIDEVKRLLNDCKTTLNNH, from the coding sequence ATGACTGCTGAAAAATTCAAACGCAAACTGGTCAACCTGAATGTGAAACGTCGCTTGCAGCTCTGGTTGCTGATCCGCATCGGCGGCATCATCATTCTGACCTCCATCATTTCCGCATTGATCCTCTACGGCTATGCTCGGCACGAAACCATCAACACCTTCTATCAGGCGCACATTAAAATTCGCCGTGTCAGTGATCTGCTGTTACCGGTTGTGCTGTCCGGGTCAGCGATCAGTCTGATCAGCGGAGCGCTGCTGGCGTTATTTCTGCCACAAAAAATTGCCGGACCGCTTTACCGCATCGAACAAGAACTTACCAAGGTTAAGGCTGGAGATTTTCGAACTAAAATCAAACTGCGGACCAAAGACACCCTGGTTAATTTCGCCAGTGAAATCAACGACACCATCGCAACCGTGGATCATCGTTTAAGTGACATGCAAAAAGCCATAAACAGTCTTGACGACAATGAAATACTCCCACAGGACACACGTGAAAAAATTGACGAGGTCAAACGGTTGCTCAATGACTGCAAAACCACACTGAACAATCACTGA